The nucleotide sequence cccgcttgcacaaaattCTGGGTCCGCCACTGCACCCGATAGCTGCATCCTACCAGCGGTACAAATATCACCAACTTTATCCATCAGTACTTAGGTAGATGGAAGAATATTTCCAAACGGTTTTTGCCTCTACTATTAACCCTAGTTTCCCATGGTCTTCATTTCAGCTTCATCCTCTGTTAAGCTACACGTTCCTTACAATATTAGTTCTCTGCTAAACGTCTTTGACTTGAATACTGTATGCTATCATCTTTCTTATCATATTCCCCGTGTTTTGCAGATGGGGCCATTAGAAGGGGCTGTATTTGCTGATTATGGCACAGATCTTGGTTCTGGTCCAAGTGTTCCTGGTATGTATCTCTGGTCTGATGtttctgccccccccccccccccccacacacacacacacacaaaaaaaaagaaaaaccaacATAAAACAGAGTATACTACAATGTTTAATCTCTTCTGATGGCAGTAGTAGTCTAACTGCGACCAGATTGATAGAATAAGTATCCATACTTGTGGATAATAGGCAACTTAGGAGCGGCAAAATTAGCGCATTAAAATTTGACTTGTCCTACCTGCCCAAGTTTGAGGAGCTTCACGGCCCTCCCATTTATTTAACTCAGCTGATTTTGACCCGCCAAAATTCAGTCCAATCAGCCCATTTGACACCTTTGTAGGCAACATCCGCTAAATTCAAAAACATGAAGGAACTATAAACTAAATTGTCTATTCAATCTCAGTATTAAAATTTATCTACTTGACTAAGGCTCCATTGACGAGCACTCTACTCAAGTCAGTTTAAATCTGGGGGATTTGACATGTATTACACTTTGGCATGCTTTTAGGTCAATATTGTTTTTCCTTAACAGGTGATCCTGCTGGCCCGAGGCGAAAACCTGGAAGTGGATATGGATGTGGAGTTGGTATTCGCGTAGACTCGCCATTAGGACCTCTAAGACTGGAGTATGCCTTCAATGACCAGAGGACTGGGAGATTTCACTTTGGTGTTGGCCTTAGGAACTGATACTTACTAGTCGTTACTTGtttattgatatttatttatAGCATCTTATTTTTTGGTTTGTCTTCTTCTTAGGTTATAATTCATTTACATCTCTTTTGCAACCTGCATCTTCTAAATCGATAATGCATTTGATTGTAGGGATAGATTTCTAGGTGTGTTTTGGCCTTTTAGGTGTagtgttagcggaaacgtaaaagaaagaacacaagatttaacgtggttcggatcaaaataatcctacgtccaccagagaacaattgcccttttaatattaacaaaggaaggagagatttcccaattacacttaagagaatttctctcttaactctctattcactacaatgtattgtattattttgggatgatttctacaagtgaaggagtgcatctatttatagaggtaaagacctcctcttgatgtcattgctGACATCAAattacctcctcttgatgtcatgggtgacatcaaaggaggaagcttcctcctagcatccacaccaactctttccaccaactcttccagttggcatgccattgttgactaaacataaaccaacaatttcagcatgccattgttaactaaacataaaccaacattttcaatctccaccttggtttgcgtttcgtgcgtgtgaacaactctggccaaaacttctaagcttactgggcaaccccgttgtaagaaacaagaagaatcaaaccattgttgaacatatCACCTCTACCTAGcaactgttctcttcggagttgcatcagttgatgcacaccccgccaagtccttgcagtgtgcaaacttagcgagcgggactatcttggtcaacatgtctgcagcattatcgtctgtgataaccttcacgaccttgatagttccctcatcaataacatctcgaataaaatgaaatctgacatcaatgtgtttagtgcgctcatgaaatctctgatttttcattagatgaatagcactctgactatcacatctaagagttgattccagctgaaccaaactcaattccgctactaaacttttcaaccagatagcttcctttaccacctccgctgctgccatgtattctgcttctgtcaTAGACAAAGCGACAATCGACTGCAGAGTCGACTTCCAACTGACGACACTGCCAACAAGGGTAAAGATGTATCCAAttgtggaccttcttctgtcaagatctcctgcatagtcagaattcacataaccgagaattgaaatacctgtaccactttttcgaaaggtaagaccaacaccagaagttcctttgagatatctcaatatccacttgacagcttctcaatgcctctttcctgggttggacatgtatctacttaccacacttacagattgagcaatatctggacgtgtgcataccatagcatacataatactaccaactgcactggcataaggaatctttgacatatgctccacctcatcctcggactgaggcatttgtgactctgaaagtttaaaatgaggagctaatggtgtacttacaggcttgcacgtttgcatattgaatctctcgagaaccctttcaatatacctcttctgagaaagatgtacaacatcgtcttctcttgaaatctccataccaaggattttctttgcatctcctaaatccttcatgtcaaattccttactcaatagtttcttcaaagcatttatctctgtaatgttgttagcagcaataagcatatcatcaacatacaacagtaaataaatcattgagttaccagacatcttcttgtgatacacacaactatcaaatgcactccttgagaattcatgtgtagtcatgaatgcatcaaacctcttgtaccactgtctaggggattgcttcaaaccatacaaagacttctttagttggcatacgtgatcttcttttccctcagctaggaaaccttcaggttgatccatatagattgtctcttctagatcaccgtgtaagaaagcagttttgacatcaagctgttgaagctccaagtcaaattgtgcaaccaatgctagtagcacgcgaattgagctatACTTCACGAccggagagaaaatctcattgtagtcaattccctccttttggctgaaaccttttgcaaccaatctcgccttgaacctagcatcttccacttcaggaattccctctttctttcggtagacccacttgcatccaactgtcctcttccccttttgtcttttcactaagacccatgtttgattcttgtgaagagactccatctcttcagtcatggctaaccgccattgtgcggcatccttgcaagaagttgcttcaatatacgaggagggctccagatcTTTAATCTTttcttgtgcagctacgaacgcatatgcaatcaagtttgcttgatttataaggcgttccggttctcgtgtctgcctcttctccctccccttcgcaattgtgtatggttcattgacaaCAAGTTCTTCAACGcctacatcttctgactcatctttaacctgagtctcttgatccatttccttggcaagctccaccggaagctccacctgctcgttgttcttgtttcctgaaaactccactgaaactttacggggatcaagtatagaggattcatcgaaggtgacatctctactaactataaatttgagtaaagacaaacaccaagtttgtacccttttactccatccacataccctacgaatatggccttcttaagcccttggttcaagctttccttcattaacgtgataataagctggacacccaaatactcgtaagtatgaatagttagagggttcacctgaccatacctcattcggagtcttaaagtcaattgccgatgctggagatcgattgacaatatgagcagcagtgtgaactgcttcagcccaaaatactttggacattttggcttgtaggagcatacaacgagccttttcaagaagagttctgttcattctctcggcaactccattctgctgtggggtatgcctgacagtcctatgtcttgagatcccatgaaccttgcataattcattaaactcttcattgcaaaactccaagccattgtctgtgcgaagatacttgattttccgctccatttgattttcaaccaaaatcttccactctttaaatgcttcaaaaacatcactttttgccttcaaaaaatacacccaaaccttttgtgagaaatcatcaataaaaatgagaagatacctctttccgcccttcgatggaagtttagaaggaccccataaatctgaatggatgtagtctagcactcctcttgtcttgtgtttgccagtgctgaagctgaccttcttctgcttccctagaacgcagtgctcacagaagtcaagcGTGCTGATCTTCTCGCCTTCCAAAAGtttacgattgctcaacatctccagtccacgtgcgctcatatgacccagtctcatgtgccatagtcttgccttgtcatcattagataactgcactgtagatgcatttgcagagccaacaatggtgcttccggccaatgtgtaaaggccgttctccagcttgcctttcagcatgactaaagaacctttagtcaccttcatagttcctgcttcgctcatgtacctgtagccttgttcatccagagtacccaaggagatcaaattcttcttcagatcaggaacatgacggacttgtgtaatagtcctcatgattccatcatggcagcgaacccgaactgagccaatgccaactattgcacaagttgcattattgcccattactacggttcctccacttttctcgtagctgctaaaccagtcttttcggaacgtcatatgcagagtacaagcagagtctaacacccatttgttttcataactactattattattacacgatgttgttagtacataatcattatcaaaattatgtacctgttcaactgtagatgcactcgccttttccttggactttgacattgggcaatctcgttcaaagtgccccttcttgccacaaccccaacactctgtattctccttgttcacacgagactttgatctgtgctttgatttgctctttccctgttggctagtccggcctctTACAAAGAGGccacttgcctggtcatctctatctccttcaatgtgcctccgcacatcactagagttaagtgcatgccgcacttgctcaagcttgataggctccttgctatacatcattgaattctcaatatcacgatatcctgaagtcaatgaaaatagcaaagcacatgcaagcgtctcctcctcccttttaattcctgcaatctgtaagtccatgacaagtttattaaacgcatctaaatgatcttgtaacgaagtacctgagcccatcttaaatgtgtgaagacgccgttgtaacaacattcttgttgtcactgatcggtcttggtatagcccttctagcttttcccacaactgtttggccgtctcttcggtacccgtactcacttcacaaagcacgttaggtgcaagggatagttggattgcactcaatgcatccccttcaatcttctccttgtcgggagctgatatatccgtaggatactttccgtcaatagcatggattgaaccttccctccgcagtaacgccatcatctggatcttccagatattgaagttgttgcgtccattgaatctatcaatttcaaacttcatggaactcatatttgcttgttctttctccttggatcgttaaagaatcctgtcgctctgataccatttgttagcggaaacgtagaagaaagaacacaagatttaacgtggttcggatcaaaataatcctacgtccaccagagaacaattgctcttttaatattaacaaaggaaggggagatttcccaattacacttaagagaatttctctcttaactctctattcactacaatgtattgtattattttgggatgatttctacaagtgaaggagtgcatctatttatagaggtaaagacctcctcttgatgtcattgctgacatcaaactacctcctcttgatgtcatgagtgacatcaaaggaggaagcttcctcctagcatccacaccaactctttccaccaactcttccaattggcatgccattgttgactaaacataaaccaacattttcagcatgccattgttaactaaacataaaccaacattttcatgTAGAAATGACACAAGGTAGCCACTCCAACGCCACTAAATTCAATAAGGGTGTTCAAAAGAATAAGGGTGTTTAGATTTTGAACACCCTTTACCAGTGTCGCAAGGGTattcaaagtctatttttaagcaataacaagtaatattttaccttatacctagtataatttttcggcgaagggtgaTTAGTTGACCACCCTTGGGCCAACATAGTTTCGCCCTTGCAAAGGATTagctatttaggaattagtcaTAGCATACCTGAGCACTTGTCCCGTTTTAGGTAGTAACAAAGATCCGCcagattttattctatttttagaAGTCCCTTATCATTATTTTGGGACAATTAAAGAGCAAATTTCAGTCATTGATGATACGCATTTGACTCATGGCATTAATGAAGACATGTAAAGAAAAGGATGAGCAAAAACTCGCCatttttaaaatttctttattattattttggaatAATTAGAGGACACATTCAGTTATTGAAGATATACAATTTACACATGGCACCAATAAAAAcattttaaaagaaagaaggcAAGAACAAAGACCCGTCAATTCTTTAAATTCTAAATTTCTTCATCATTATTTTGGCATAACTAAAGGACATATTTTCAGCCATTTAAGATACACATTCCGAGATGTTGGTTTGGAGACAAGTTACGGAAAAATTACTTATTTATGTGATAATGAGTAATATATGAATTGTTATGCGGtagataaattttgaaaaaaatgctACAATATAACCCTATAAATGTGGTTTCAAGGGTAGTGTATATAATACCTTACCTCTATTTTGCGAAGATAAAGAAACTATTTCGATAGAACCTTGGTTCAAAAAAAGCATCGTCACAAAAATATTGTATTGTAAAGAAATATGGTATTGTGGAAGTcacgaaaaagaaaaaggaacaacAACATGATAATAAGATAACCGAagcaaaataacaaaataataagataattGAAGGGTAGTACGGTGCACTAAGATCCCACTAtgcgcagggtccggggaaggccggaccacaagggtctattgtacgcggccttaccctgcatttctgcaaaagACTGTTTTCATAGCTCGAACTCGTGACTTTcaggtcacatggcaacaactttactagTTACGGCAAGGTTCCCTTTCAAATAATCCAAGGGCAATAAGATAATCGGAGCAAAAGAAGTAATAGGTCGTaataaaaatttaagaacaaaaaaATACCAAAAGAGTATACCAGTGATATATCTTTGACCGCACCCTCTACATTCTTCTAAAGCTAACCGAACAAATTCCTTAAACCCTATAACCCCAATTTCCTCTCCTTTTGAGAAAttccacaataaataaataaatttcaatGGCTTCAAATCTCACTTCTCGTTTAGCTTCCCGTCTCCTCCGTTCCGCCGTCGCCGgcgccaccaccaccaccaccactctCCCCAAATCTAACCCTTTAATTTCACTCCTCCACCGCCAATCACAGCCCTTAAATATTTCCTGTTTAAACCCTAACCAATCGATTTTCACCCTCCGATCCTTCTCCACACTCTCCCGGCCCGCTAAATCCCACAGATCAGCCCGGCCCGATATTGGAGCTCGAGCCCGACAACTCCAAACCCGGCGTCTCTGGACTTACGCTATCACCTTTAGCTGCATAGCTGGATTCATAGTAATAGTCCTTAACCAATTCCAAGACCAGCTCGTATTTTACGTTACACCAACTGACGCACTCTCACAACACTCACAAAACCCTACAAAATCAAAATTCCGACTCGGTGGATTAGTGTTAGAAAACAGTGTAACACCAATCCCTAATTCCCCTGAAATGGAATTTGTGATtactgatttgattactgatatttTGGTTAAGTATGACGGGTCGTTGCCGGATTTATTTAGGGAAGGGCATTCTGTTGTAGTTGAAGGGTTTGTAAAGCCATTTACGGAGGagatgaagaagaaagagaatgGGGTTTTGAGTGAGAAGAAGTTAGAAGTGACGAAAAAGGCCAGGGGCGGGGATTGTTATTTTGCAGCTACGGAAGTGTTGGCGAAACACGATGAGAAGTATATGCCACCTGAAGTTGCAAATGCACTTGAGAAGAATAAGCAGTTGCTGCTTAGTCAGCAGATGGAAGGAAATGAGGAACAGGGTGATGGTGATGGTGCAACACCTCCAGCTACAGCGAGGGCGTAAGGGTAAAAATTCTAATTGATTTTTTTTGGAAATGATGGAGTTTTcttaaagttaaaattttgattatACTATTGTTTTAGATTAAATTGAAGGAAGACAGGAAAGTTAAGGGATATATAGGTGGTTTATTGAGGTTATATGATGAATTTTGTTGTCATAGTATTTGATTTCATATTGTACTAACCCTGTGAAATGGGGTTTGAGTTTAGAATTTTTGGGATAGTGaataaatgaaagaaattattttttatgacaTTTGATGTTTGTAATTCTTTACACTCAATGTAGAGGACATTGATGAAAGAAATAGAGAGGTCAGCTGATTATGGTAAAACTTGTaattgaagtttttttttttggatatgaTGGAGTTCTGTTAAAGTTTCAATCTTCATTATGCTACTTACTGTTTTAGGTTAAATTGAAGGAAGACAGGACAATTAAGGGATAGATATGTTTAGTGAGGTTATATGATGAATTTTGTTGTCGTAGTGAATGGGGCTGTTTGATTTCATGTCTTGTACTATCCCTGAGAAATGTGGTTTCAGTTTAGAATTTTTGGAACATGAGTGAACAAGTGACAGGAATTATTTTTCATGACATTGGATATTTGTGATTCTTTTGTTTAAACTCAGTGCAGAGGACATCAATGAAAGAATTAGGGAATAATCACTTCTGAGTTTCTTGTCCATGTTTCTTTTAATATAGCGCAGCTTTATTTTACCCGAACAGCATTATTGGTGCCTCCAGATGTCATTTTGTTATGTATGTGGATAGCCAGTGTTAagtttttggttattttcttaCATGACTCTGCACATAGTGTAGTGCTTTTGATGACAACAACCATACCAGGAATCTCTCTTTCACAAATAGAGCACTAGAAGCGTTgtggtgattcatgtttttatatGATCATGTTACAAGGAACAAAAATGAGTGTGCAAAAATTTCTAGCCTTTGCTTCTGTAGAATTTTCGGGGCGGAAAAGAATAGGATAGGTAAAGTTGAAGGTCCTGGAATAGCCAAATGGTCTAAGTTTGGGAGACAATTATGGGGTAGAATTAGACATGTTTTGGTATTTGATGGGGTTCTAGACATGCTTACTGCTGGCTAACTAGAAACTAGTTATTCAAAAAGTGTGACCAACCAAAACAAGATATTCAAGTTTTAACGATAGAAGCTTCTCAGTTTTGGAGGCATTATGGGTAAAATTCTAGACATGTTTTGGTTCTATGATTGAACTCTAATCATGCTGGCCGCTGGCTAATTAGAAGCTACTTACCTATGTTTATACCAAAGAAGGAAACAGGTTAATTTTGATAGGACAGAGCTTCTAAATCTTGGGGTTCATTATGGGTGGACATGTTGACATATTTTTATCTTTGATTGGGCTCTAGTCATGCTGGCCTCTGGCTAATTAGGAAGTTACCCAGTTTGTAAACTAAAGAGGAAAACGTTATACTTATTTTGATCGGAAATGGTTTGATGGTCATCAATGAAAAAATATCTGGAACCAAAATTTGTAAGTTCTGGAAGCCATTATAGGTAGAATATGGGGCTCTAGTCACTCTGGCCGATGGCTAATCAGAAACTAGTGAACTACTGTAAGCTGAATAAGGAAAAAAGCCGTATTCACTTTGGATAGGCTATGGTCTGATGGATTGGTGATTCAAAGGTGAAAAAGAAAATCTGGAACCCCAAGGCCTGTAAGTTTTGGACGCCATCATGGATAGAATTCTTGATGTGTTTTGAGTCTTTAATGGGGGTTTAGTCATGCTGGTCACTGGCTAATTAGAAACTTGTTATGCAATGGTGAATTGTTGCAGGAAACAGCTATTACATTTAATAAGCCAGTCAGCAGTGGTTCGTCATCAGAAAAATAGGAAATGATTGACTGGTGGTTTAGAGGTGCAAGAAAAAATCTGGAAGCAAAGCTTCTATGTTTTTGTAGGCCACAGTAGTACAGGCCGTTGGCTAGTTGTCACTAGCACTATGTGTAAATCGAAAAGGGAAAacttttttaattttgaccatgaaaATATAGCTGCATTTGCAGTATGTATTGAAGAAGAGAAGGAATTAGAAGAATCATTTTAGCCATCTACTGTTATAGCAATTATTTTATTTCTCTATTAATATCAGTTTTCATTTGTTAATTAACTTTGGATTTGTAAAGTATATGACTTAGATGTCCGAAAGAGTCGCTAATGAATTTATTGACGGATTATATCTTAATATGAACTCCTAGTGATTGCTGTCTAAAGGATTGTAGTTTTGATATCATGAGATGTTCTGGACCAAATGCATATCTTCCTGAAAGaaccaccaaaggatgtggtgcagaAAATGAGACTGTTCTTCCCTTAACTAGAAGTCTCGAATTCGAGCCCTGGGTATGGAAAAATCCCTGGTAGGGAGCGCTTTCCCTCGAATGGGGCCCTACGCGGcgcgaatccggatatagtcgggctccaatgcgAGTACCGGACACCGGgtggaaaaccaaaaaaaaaaaatatcttcttgAAAGAACATGCTGCTGGGAGATCTTCGGTTTGTGCTTCTTGACTTCGTTTGCATTATTCTTtatcgattttttttttaaaactaaaattgtTATGAAGTGCTTTATGCTTTATCTTCTATAGGCTATAATTTTTTCCACAGGCCCCTTTCCGATGGATCTTATTATTGTTACTAGTTGCGAAGACCCCAATGTTTTATGTATTGTATTGTTTTGAACTGTGGGAGCCTAATTGTGGCTTAAGGCATGGAAACAGCTCTTTGTGAAAACATAAAGAGAAAGGAATATGCCCACTCTTCTTCCTCCCCCGCACTACTTGAGATGCACTTTGTGCACATGCAAAGCCCTTATTCTATACTTCTTTTTCGTTAACCTTCGTTAGGCGCTTAGTAGTAATTTCTCTATTCTCAGTGCTCCAACCTACCTAAGGGGTGATGGAATTTTATCCATTGTGCCATTCCTTGGTGGTCTTATTCTATACTTGTATACCAAATTTAGTTTCCTAATTTTTCAGTCAATGCAGCTGTTAATTTTGAGCTGAAAATGCCATGGAGCTCTATGGTTCTGGAATTTGAAAGAGATTATTATTGTTCTATTGCGTTATCTGCTTAGAGAGTAAATAGTATGAGCTAGTTTCTGAAGCAACTGCAGGTTTGATCAGTTAGGAACTGAATCATAGTCTTTGAAGTCAGAGATTGTGCTTCCCCGCCAGCCTTAACTTGGGTTCTTGTCCTTTCCTCTCTAAAGCTATGCTCTTGAACACT is from Nicotiana tabacum cultivar K326 chromosome 18, ASM71507v2, whole genome shotgun sequence and encodes:
- the LOC107804169 gene encoding cytochrome c-type biogenesis protein CcmE homolog, mitochondrial-like — encoded protein: MASNLTSRLASRLLRSAVAGATTTTTTLPKSNPLISLLHRQSQPLNISCLNPNQSIFTLRSFSTLSRPAKSHRSARPDIGARARQLQTRRLWTYAITFSCIAGFIVIVLNQFQDQLVFYVTPTDALSQHSQNPTKSKFRLGGLVLENSVTPIPNSPEMEFVITDLITDILVKYDGSLPDLFREGHSVVVEGFVKPFTEEMKKKENGVLSEKKLEVTKKARGGDCYFAATEVLAKHDEKYMPPEVANALEKNKQLLLSQQMEGNEEQGDGDGATPPATARA